Proteins encoded in a region of the Anas acuta chromosome 13, bAnaAcu1.1, whole genome shotgun sequence genome:
- the LOC137863490 gene encoding CD48 antigen-like isoform X3 gives MSFSGYLLLLLQVSCLAAEMTELWAEEGSSVTMHAPAIRNIDLVEWEYIRENIPKLILRYYAESQSVTIDPAYKGRVVFHQNNGSLVLQKLRETDSGIYKATVNSMQDKAATTNLTVLKPLPQPKLQSSSNLDGSLINLTCVLPEGTVADVSWKKDGHPLPPEKCFQLTGKNTVLQIRKAEKSVCGSYSCIINNTISLKEAALNLTMTERGCSEAVNLTIGFVIPALAVVLMLLFLFLFLFLWYYKKNQERQQPLEP, from the exons ATGTCCTTCTCCGGCT acctgctgctgcttttgcaggtGTCCTGTCTTGCAGCAGAAATGACAGAGCTCTGGGCAGAGGAAGGATCCTCTGTCACGATGCACGCACCGGCTATCAGGAACATCGACTTGGTCGAGTGGGAATACATAAGAGAGAACATCCCCAAATTAATCCTGCGGTACTACGCAGAGTCGCAGTCAGTAACCATTGACCCAGCTTACAAAGGCAGAGTGGTTTTCCACCAAAACAACGGCTCCCTTGTCCTGCAGAAGCTGCGAGAGACGGACAGTGGCATCTATAAAGCAACAGTTAACTCGATGCAGGACAAAGCAGCAACAACCAATCTTACAGTGCTCA AGCCCTTGCCCCAGCCCAAGCTCCAGAGCAGTTCAAACCTGGATGGTTCACTCATCAACCTGACCTGCGTGCTGCCAGAAGGAACGGTGGCTGATGTCTCCTGGAAGAAGGATGGACATCCCCTTCCCCCCGAAAAGTGCTTCCAGCTCACTGGGAAGAACACTGTGCTGCAGATAAGGAAGGCAGAGAAGTCGGTTTGTGGCTCCTACTCCTGCATAATCAACAACACCATCAGCTTGAAGGAGGCAGCCCTCAACCTGACCATGACAG AGCGGGGCTGCTCAGAGGCTGTCAATCTGACCATTGGCTTCGTCATTCCTGCTCTAGCAGTCGTCCTCATGCTGCTGTTCCTGTTC
- the LOC137863490 gene encoding CD276 antigen-like isoform X4 has translation MSFSGYLLLLLQVSCLAAEMTELWAEEGSSVTMHAPAIRNIDLVEWEYIRENIPKLILRYYAESQSVTIDPAYKGRVVFHQNNGSLVLQKLRETDSGIYKATVNSMQDKAATTNLTVLKPLPQPKLQSSSNLDGSLINLTCVLPEGTVADVSWKKDGHPLPPEKCFQLTGKNTVLQIRKAEKSVCGSYSCIINNTISLKEAALNLTMTERGCSEAVNLTIGFVIPALAVVLMLLFLFLCYYKKNRERQQPLEP, from the exons ATGTCCTTCTCCGGCT acctgctgctgcttttgcaggtGTCCTGTCTTGCAGCAGAAATGACAGAGCTCTGGGCAGAGGAAGGATCCTCTGTCACGATGCACGCACCGGCTATCAGGAACATCGACTTGGTCGAGTGGGAATACATAAGAGAGAACATCCCCAAATTAATCCTGCGGTACTACGCAGAGTCGCAGTCAGTAACCATTGACCCAGCTTACAAAGGCAGAGTGGTTTTCCACCAAAACAACGGCTCCCTTGTCCTGCAGAAGCTGCGAGAGACGGACAGTGGCATCTATAAAGCAACAGTTAACTCGATGCAGGACAAAGCAGCAACAACCAATCTTACAGTGCTCA AGCCCTTGCCCCAGCCCAAGCTCCAGAGCAGTTCAAACCTGGATGGTTCACTCATCAACCTGACCTGCGTGCTGCCAGAAGGAACGGTGGCTGATGTCTCCTGGAAGAAGGATGGACATCCCCTTCCCCCCGAAAAGTGCTTCCAGCTCACTGGGAAGAACACTGTGCTGCAGATAAGGAAGGCAGAGAAGTCGGTTTGTGGCTCCTACTCCTGCATAATCAACAACACCATCAGCTTGAAGGAGGCAGCCCTCAACCTGACCATGACAG AGCGGGGCTGCTCAGAGGCTGTCAATCTGACCATTGGCTTCGTCATTCCTGCTCTAGCAGTCGTCCTCATGCTGCTGTTCCTGTTCCTGTGCT ATTACAAGAAAAATCGGGAGAGGCAGCAGCCGCTGGAGCCCTAG